The stretch of DNA GTTCCAGCCGCAGTTCTGTGGTCGCTTTATTAAAATAACTCAAGCGCACGCCGGGTTGCACGGTCAAACGCGTGGCCGGCCGCCACAAATCCTGCAAATAAGCCGCCGCGTAAAACGGCTCTTGTTTGATGCCGCCAAGACTGCGATTATCGAACTCGTTACGGTATTCGAAGCTCAGTTTTTTGGCTTCAAAGCCGAATTTGATTTCGTGTTGATTGGTGAGGAAATACGTGAGATCACCTTTGAAGGTATGATCGAGGATTTCATTCAACCCGAACGCGCCGCCGTCACCGCCGATGCCGAATTTGGTGTCAAAGCGGCTGCTGGCCACCATGAAATTCGAAAACAATTGATGGTTGAACAAATGGCGCCAATTCAATGCAAACGTACGATTCCCCCAATTTGCCACGAGCGTGAGATCTTCCCAATCCAGCGCATCGCGGCCGAGGTACATGCTGAAAGACACGCGATCGCGAGGCGACAAATCTTGAAACACGTGTCCTTGTACATCATAAAAATAGTAGGGCAACTCGAAATCCGTAATGCCGGCGCTGCGCGCGGCATTCAACACTTGATCGATGTACGTGCGGCGCAGCGCCAACAGCCAGGCGCCTTTGTTAATTGGCCCTTCGAGCGTGGCCTGTGAACTCAGCAAACTGATGGCCGCCGAACCGGCAAATTTTTGGCTGTTGCCTTCGCGGCTCGTGAGGCGCAACACCGAGGACAAACGGCCGCCATACTCCGCCGGAAAGCCGCCTTTCATGAGATTCGCGTCTTTAAGGGCATCGGTAATGAAATTAGAAAACAAACCGCCGATGTGCGAGGGATTGTAAACCGTGATGCCGTCAAGCGTGATGAGGTTTTGATCCGTGTTTCCGCCGCGCACAGCCAGCGCCGTGCTATAATCGGAGGTGCCGGTCACCCCGGGCAAAAATTGCAACGCGCGAAACACGTCGGTTTCAACCACGCGCGGCAGGCTTTGAATGCTGCGTACACTGACGTTGAGCTGGGCAATGCGAAGATCGCGTTGCGCGGCTTCCTGATCCGCAGTCACCGTAACGCCGCCGGCTTCAATCGGCTGGACTGCGAGCAGGAAATTTTTGACAACTTTCTCCCGCGCCGCAAAACTGATTTTCTCGCGCTGCTTTTTGTAGCCAATGTAGTTGATCGTCACCTCATACGTTCCCGGCGGAATGCCGTTCACGACAAAGTAGCCTTCGACGTTCGTTGCCGCCCCCAGGTTGGCTCCCGAAACCATAACATTCGCGCCAATCAACGCCTCCCGGCTGTCGGCATCTCTCACAAATCCGCTTAAGAAAGCATGGTTTTGAGCAAAGGCATCGCCAAGCAGCAAGAACGAACTCAATAAGAAGTGCAAAACAATTTGGCGAGGGCGGCTGACTGTTGGTGTAATTCGCATAGTTGACAAACGTGTGATCAATTTATGCCGCGGTAGCGCAAGCGGCGCGCGGCAAAATACTCATAATTTGAAATTGTTTTCACGAAAGCGGCGCAGCAAAAGCGCCACGTCATCACGCTCTGCCGCTTCGCGCAGCGCCGTTTGCTCGGGCGTCTCCTGCGCAAGCGTGGACGTTTCCAAAACTTCCGCCGGCATCTCTTGAATGAACCGCGAGGGTTGCAGTTCCAGCATTTCTTTATACCGCGTCTTTTTGGTGGAATAGCTGAGCGCAAGCTCGCGTTGCGCGCGCGTAATGGCGACATAACACAAACGGCGTTCCTCTTCAATCGTCCCGCTTTCCAGCGCGCGATTGCTGGGAAACTGGCCGTCATTCATGCCGAACAGAAATACATAAGGAAACTCCAGGCCTTTGGCAGAGTGCATCGTCAGGAAAATCGCGCGATCGACTTTCTCGTTGAGATAATCGCTGTCCGAAATCAAGCTCACGCGATCGAGAAATCCCGTAAGCGAAGGGTCATCGCTATTCTGCTCGAACCGCTTCAGGCTGTCGATAAACTCGCGCACGTTGATGACTTTCGCTTCGCGCGATTTAACCTCGGCCGTGGTCTCTTCCAGCGCCTTGATATACTCCACTTCTTTCACCAATTCTTCCGTAACGACGCTGAGCTTTTCATGTCGGAAACGGTTGCGATACTTCTCGATGAGATGAACGAAGCTGGTAATCGCATGCAGCGCGGCCGGCCGGATGTCTTCCAACTGCTGGGCGTCATAAAACGCGCGGAAGAGGTTGCGATTGGTTTTCTGGCAATGTTCATGCAGCTTCAACAACGTCGTTGCGCCCACGCCGCGCCGGGGAAATTCCAAGGCGCGCTTGAGGCTCAACTCGTCATCCGGGTTGCGCATCATCTTCAAATAGGCGATGAGCGTGCGAATCTCGGGCCGTTCGTAAAACGAGGAGCCGCCGATGAGTTGATAGGGCAAATTGGCGTTGCGCGCGGCTTCTTCAAGCGGCCGTAATTGAAAGTTGGTGCGCACCAACACGGCAAAATCGCTGAATCGGATTTTGGGATCGAGCAATTTTTTGGTCGTGATGGCGCTCATAACTTGTTCGGCTTCGTCGTTTTCGTTTTCCGCCTTGAGAATTTTGATCAACTGGCCGCCATTCCGCGCCGACCACAATTCTTTCGCCTTGCGGCGGAGATTGTTTTTGATCACTGTATTGGCGGCGTGCAAGATTATCTGCGTCGAGCGGTAATTTTGTTCGAGCTTGATCACGCGCGCGCCCGCAAAGTGCTGTTCGAATTGCAGAATGATCTCGGGATTGGCTCCGCGCCACGAATAGATTGCTTGATCGTCGTCGCCCACCACGCAAAGATTGCGATGCCCGCCCAGCAACAACGAGATAAAACGATATTGCAGGGAATTGGTATCTTGATACTCATCAACCATGAGGTAGCGGAATTGTTCCTGATAAAACCGCCGAATGTCAGGATGATTTTCAAGTAAATGCGTAGCGAGCAGCAGAATGTCATCAAAGTCAACAGCGTTGCAATTGCGCGTGCGCTGCAAATAATGTTCGTACAAATCGCCAAACAGCATTTCTTCGGGATTCGATTGTTGCGCAAACTTGTCCGGCGGTTCGGCGTTGTTTTTTGCGGAGGAAATGCGT from Cytophagia bacterium CHB2 encodes:
- a CDS encoding TonB-dependent receptor, producing the protein MRITPTVSRPRQIVLHFLLSSFLLLGDAFAQNHAFLSGFVRDADSREALIGANVMVSGANLGAATNVEGYFVVNGIPPGTYEVTINYIGYKKQREKISFAAREKVVKNFLLAVQPIEAGGVTVTADQEAAQRDLRIAQLNVSVRSIQSLPRVVETDVFRALQFLPGVTGTSDYSTALAVRGGNTDQNLITLDGITVYNPSHIGGLFSNFITDALKDANLMKGGFPAEYGGRLSSVLRLTSREGNSQKFAGSAAISLLSSQATLEGPINKGAWLLALRRTYIDQVLNAARSAGITDFELPYYFYDVQGHVFQDLSPRDRVSFSMYLGRDALDWEDLTLVANWGNRTFALNWRHLFNHQLFSNFMVASSRFDTKFGIGGDGGAFGLNEILDHTFKGDLTYFLTNQHEIKFGFEAKKLSFEYRNEFDNRSLGGIKQEPFYAAAYLQDLWRPATRLTVQPGVRLSYFNKATTELRLEPRLSARYRLGDNSAVSASWGWFNQYISTVQDELNPSFIDFWFSFDKTLDPGHSKHYIVGYETELASSGLNLTVEGYYKTLHNLLAFRETRSSFTQELDFTILNVFRKADGEAYGFEMLLKKPLGRLNGWLSYSLAYVYKVGQTINDLFTRYPPSWDRRHALNVVASYNLSRKWEVGILFKLGTGFPYTQASGSFEYDVLGEPRDRRIIFDRVNGVRYPDYHRLDLSFTRHYFFKAWQMDLSLNIVNLYNRKNIFYYVWDFDKNPAERDEVPLFPFLPSIGVSAKF
- a CDS encoding DNA helicase UvrD → MIIDHGRATDDGLRILARMLDLNHLNPPQRQAVQHTEGPLLILAGAGSGKTRVITYRLAYLLLHKRVPAQQLLAVTFTNKAAQEMQERLRRLAGAPAQKATISTFHALGVRILRQQAQHLGYRKNFVIYDQHDQLALVREIVKERALDFAGHNAFALLGRISSAKNNAEPPDKFAQQSNPEEMLFGDLYEHYLQRTRNCNAVDFDDILLLATHLLENHPDIRRFYQEQFRYLMVDEYQDTNSLQYRFISLLLGGHRNLCVVGDDDQAIYSWRGANPEIILQFEQHFAGARVIKLEQNYRSTQIILHAANTVIKNNLRRKAKELWSARNGGQLIKILKAENENDEAEQVMSAITTKKLLDPKIRFSDFAVLVRTNFQLRPLEEAARNANLPYQLIGGSSFYERPEIRTLIAYLKMMRNPDDELSLKRALEFPRRGVGATTLLKLHEHCQKTNRNLFRAFYDAQQLEDIRPAALHAITSFVHLIEKYRNRFRHEKLSVVTEELVKEVEYIKALEETTAEVKSREAKVINVREFIDSLKRFEQNSDDPSLTGFLDRVSLISDSDYLNEKVDRAIFLTMHSAKGLEFPYVFLFGMNDGQFPSNRALESGTIEEERRLCYVAITRAQRELALSYSTKKTRYKEMLELQPSRFIQEMPAEVLETSTLAQETPEQTALREAAERDDVALLLRRFRENNFKL